The following are from one region of the candidate division WOR-3 bacterium genome:
- the pheT gene encoding phenylalanine--tRNA ligase subunit beta: MRLPLRWLHDFLPLELEVTELCALLTKRGIEVKDVIYIGELLRDFIVWEVKEVNQNSIVIFDGHESRAINAISYHLAPGDKVAYHRQKQLLLTPSYLKFFDDELAYVLEPNYELGQKLTNYLDDVVLDLEILPNRADLLSILGLAREIASYREITEQVKIPDDHFRSRFRINHKDQKTFNSIKDYLSLEVIEKNACPDYIARMIGNLTILPSPLIIQWRLYASGLRPINNVVDITNYIMIKYGTPLHAFDYRKITDHKIVVRFAQKGEKITTINNEVIELTPEALVIADSKYPMAIAGIVGSAESEISYDTKEVVLECARFNPKTIRRARRALNITTEALERFELGVDPEILEQASAEASELIKYFGYGELIPGKLEERTALSPVEINLSPARVSKIIGIPFEAKLIKSILGKMCCAIEDAADGLKVRVPQARVDLRTEIDLIEEVARLYGYENLPSQFSSQIKRPGARHRHQSYINNFRQFFVGKGFYECYTISFCDQKVAKLFKKDELIKLPKPLNERYAYLRPKILATLLESVRINAARGNKNLRLFEIGKVFYYQKEFIEKNELALIICGEREPLFWSGAKATTYDFYDLKGLAEAFFDYYRIKDISYEPSNEPYLEVGLDIKFADRTLGTLGSLAKEVLDSFDINFPVLALTIDLEELINLLPGYRYYQPIPKFPSITRDFSFIITDDISPQDILEYIRELGGALLSSIEIFDYFVGKPLPPGKANLGIRLTLQSRERTLSHEEATKIFDQIINKITSRWPIQLRLPEE, translated from the coding sequence CCCCGGCGATAAAGTTGCCTATCACCGCCAAAAACAGCTGCTGCTTACACCTAGTTATCTAAAATTTTTCGATGACGAGCTCGCCTACGTTTTAGAGCCCAACTATGAACTTGGTCAAAAGCTTACCAATTATTTAGATGACGTAGTTTTAGATTTAGAGATTTTACCAAATCGGGCTGACCTTTTAAGTATCTTAGGACTGGCCCGTGAAATTGCTAGCTATCGAGAGATTACCGAACAAGTTAAAATACCCGATGACCATTTCCGTAGTCGATTTCGCATAAATCACAAGGATCAGAAAACTTTTAACTCCATTAAGGACTATTTAAGTTTAGAAGTTATAGAAAAGAATGCTTGTCCGGACTATATTGCTCGGATGATTGGTAATCTTACAATTTTACCGTCGCCGTTAATTATCCAGTGGCGACTTTATGCTTCAGGTCTGCGACCGATTAATAATGTAGTGGATATTACCAATTATATCATGATTAAATATGGTACGCCACTCCATGCCTTTGACTATCGAAAAATTACCGACCATAAAATTGTGGTGCGGTTTGCTCAAAAAGGTGAGAAGATTACGACAATCAATAACGAAGTTATAGAACTTACCCCAGAAGCCTTAGTCATCGCTGATAGCAAGTATCCCATGGCGATTGCCGGTATCGTTGGTAGTGCTGAGAGCGAGATTAGCTATGATACCAAAGAAGTCGTCTTAGAATGTGCCCGATTTAATCCCAAAACAATTCGTCGAGCCCGGCGGGCTCTGAATATTACTACTGAAGCCCTAGAGCGCTTTGAACTAGGGGTCGATCCCGAGATTTTAGAGCAAGCTTCCGCCGAGGCTTCGGAGTTAATTAAATATTTCGGTTATGGCGAGTTAATTCCCGGCAAGTTAGAAGAACGCACGGCGCTTAGCCCGGTGGAAATTAATTTATCACCGGCACGGGTCAGTAAAATTATCGGGATCCCATTTGAGGCCAAGCTCATAAAATCAATTCTCGGGAAAATGTGCTGCGCAATAGAAGATGCCGCAGATGGTCTTAAAGTGCGAGTGCCGCAGGCTCGAGTTGATTTACGAACCGAGATTGATTTAATTGAAGAAGTTGCCCGGCTATACGGTTATGAAAATCTACCTTCCCAGTTTAGCTCACAAATCAAGCGACCAGGGGCTCGACATCGGCATCAAAGCTATATAAATAATTTTCGACAGTTTTTTGTCGGTAAGGGATTTTATGAATGTTATACCATAAGTTTTTGCGACCAGAAAGTCGCTAAGTTATTTAAGAAGGACGAGCTAATAAAACTGCCCAAACCCTTAAACGAGCGCTACGCCTACTTAAGACCTAAAATTTTAGCCACGCTGCTTGAGAGTGTTCGAATTAATGCCGCACGCGGCAATAAGAACCTGCGATTATTTGAAATTGGTAAAGTTTTTTATTACCAAAAGGAATTCATTGAAAAAAATGAGTTAGCTCTGATTATCTGCGGGGAACGGGAGCCACTTTTTTGGTCAGGCGCCAAGGCTACAACCTATGATTTCTATGACCTTAAGGGCCTGGCTGAAGCATTTTTTGATTATTATCGGATAAAAGATATTAGTTATGAGCCATCAAATGAACCCTACTTAGAAGTCGGGCTTGATATAAAATTTGCCGATCGAACTTTAGGTACTTTAGGGAGTTTAGCTAAAGAGGTGTTAGATTCTTTTGATATAAATTTTCCGGTTTTGGCATTGACCATTGACTTAGAAGAGCTGATAAACTTACTACCAGGTTATCGTTACTATCAGCCGATACCGAAATTCCCGAGTATTACTCGAGACTTTTCATTTATTATTACTGATGATATCTCACCTCAGGATATATTAGAGTATATTCGCGAGCTTGGCGGCGCCCTTCTAAGTAGTATTGAAATTTTCGACTACTTTGTTGGTAAGCCCTTACCACCGGGTAAAGCCAATTTAGGGATTCGCTTGACCTTACAGTCCCGGGAACGGACCCTCAGTCATGAAGAAGCTACGAAAATATTTGACCAGATTATCAATAAGATTACAAGCCGCTGGCCAATTCAACTACGCCTGCCTGAGGAATGA